The window CGTTGCAAGGCGTAGTCGAGGTCGGTATTGTTCATCATGCTCTGCCTCGTGCCAGTTTGGTCATCTTGGTAGAACAGCTGCATGTCGTCCGACGGAGACGCCTTGACTCGTTCTCGGATCTTGCTGGCAAGCTCGTCGTACGCGATGTCGGTGGCCACGCGCATGGCGATAACGTCATCCTTGAAGCGCACCTTGATCTTCATGACCGCTGCCGCGTCCTGAGATTGACCTGGGCAAATGGTAAGCAATGACGGAGAACAGGATGGCGGGAGGCTTACTCGGCTGTGCGGTGCTGCCCTGGCGCGGTGTCGCGGACAGGCCTCCGTAGCCGTACCCGTCGGCGTTGCTCCTCGACTGCGTCAAGGCGGCGTTGGCGGGCGAGCCGGCGGACGAACGAGAGCCCTGCGAGAGTCTGTAGTCCTCTTGTCTGCTCGCGCTCCCGTCGACCTCGTAGTCGCCCTCGCGCGGTGCGAAGAAGAGCTTGACAAGATCGCATCGGGAAATGTGCGTCGGTTGGCCGAGGAGATTCTTGACGTAGGCGTCGAGGTTGTAGAGCCGCCCCTCGGTGATGGCGTCGGTGACGTAGCTCACAGGGCCGGGCATGTACGGCAGGGAGCGCTTCTGGGTGCCGGTGTTGCCAGCCTCGGCGGGAaactcggcgaggagggcgatcTGGAAGTCGTAAAAGTCTTGGTAGTACCGGGAGAGTTCCCAGATGCGGCCATCCtcaagctcggcctcgatgacGAACCAATATTTGCCCTCGGCAAAGCAGTAGCGAGGGATGCGCGCCCACTTGGGTGCGTACAGTTGGGCTGCCCCCTGGGCGTAGGAGCCGCGTTGATCCTGCTGGGCCGGGTGTTGATAACCAGACTGGTACTGCTCAACGTCAGCATCGGACGGGAGCCTCCAGATGGCGGTCCGAGACTTACCCGCGCTCCGTTCTGGGCGCCGTTCGAACCGCTCTGCCGTGCGGCCTGCTGCTGAACACTCAGGCGCTGCATGCCCTGCTCGATGGAggccggctgctgctggctcgACGGTGTTTTGGATCCGTCAAACTTGCCGAGAGTGATGCTGCTATTCTTGTACTGCGCCGCCATCTTCTTCCACTCCTCCACCGTCGGCACGTTGGCCTTTCTGAGGGCTTCGATGGGATCGGCggcaggcgtcggcgggcTCGTTCGAtgcgagtcgtcgtcgtaaATTTCGATGAAGCCGATGGGAATGAGGCCTGGACCGCCGAGTCTGCGGATGGGCTTGGCGACGACCCATTCCTTGTTGGACtgggcgatgatgatgagatcctcgccctcgtcggccgtcaacTCGTCCGGCCGTCCCGGGGCGGCTTCGAAGTAGTATTTGACCTTGGCGCTGACGATGCCGCCCGACTTGGATGGTTTCGAGCTCGCTCGGTTCCCCGGCTGGAGGGAGGCTTCGCCGTAGCCGGAGTCGTGATCGGGCATCTTGGCGGGCGGTCTGCCCCCACCGTCGGATTGGGAGCTGTCGCGCTCGGTGCGGCCGAGGACCTGGAAGTAGGAgacggggacgaggccaCGGGCATCCGGCAGGGAGGGGTTGCAAGCTTCGTACCAGCTCGAGTCGTCCTCGCGGCCGATGACGTGGAAGAAATCGCCCTTGGAGAAGCCTAGGACCTGGTAGCCAGCCTTGGCGAAGCTCTGGACGAGCGCGTCATCGGGCTGGTAGTCGTCGTTGGCTCGTATGACCTGTGCGAGGCAGCGCGTCAGCATGCACGTGTcgcttcgccggcggcggcgccggcattggagctcgggctcggggTCGACTTGGGGCTCGGAATCGGGAACGTACCTTTTTGGGCGgcacgatggcgatggcggattTGGAACTGATGGAGTTTTGGGTCTTGTGCCTCTCACCCTTCATGGACCGACGTAGGGCCTGGACAAGATCCATGGCGTCAGCCGGACACTCGACGAAACAACATGGAGGGGCGGGGCTCTCTCGCGGAAAGGCAGACGATGATGTTCGTTGGGAATGCgtgaggggagggggaggggggatgggaggggggaggggtcGGACAGATGCAGTGGGAGGGAGCGAGGAGGGGACAAAGGCTCGCGCAACCGACGACACTCGAAGAGCAAAGCAGTGGCAAAATTAGGTAGATGGGGTAGGGAatgacggacgagggcgagtaTTTCCCCTCAAGACAATCTTCTCAAGTATGGATGGGTGACAATGACGAACCTTCATCTTGGGCGACGCAACGAGGTTTCCCGACAAGCTGCGAACGAGCCGGttgtggccgtcgtcgacggttggcggcggcggcagggggggGGTAGGACGGAAGAGGTCAGAGGGGCAGAGGTCTCCGTCGTGACCGGCGCGGGAGCGCTATCGCCAATGTTGGGCGGTCAAAACCTGGCCGGCAACGTTGGGTCGGACGAGCGGTCAAGGCAACGGtcgcgagcggcggcggcggcgcagatGTTGGAGGTCGTGGCGGGCAGGCAGGtcgcggcgaggaggggaagGACTCTCGGTCGCTTGCAGGGTGCGCCTAGCAGGCAAAGGCTCCGTCGGAGGGCCTTGGGTGAAGGTTGGATGCGGTGTCGGGACgtggtgccggcggcgggtcgGTCCAATATCCAATGTTGACGGCCGCAAGTCGCGCCCGCTGGTGTCGGAACGGAAGATCGAGGGGGTCGGTTCGCTTCGTGTGCACGGCTAGCTGGTGCGAGCAGCGGGTTTCGACGATGGACGAgggagctcgaggcggcggcgagggtcaACGGCGAGGCCCGCGGAGACTGGTCATCGGCATACGGCAGGATGGGGGGATGGAGGATGGCGGGTGGGAAGATGGAGagaggacggtgacggtgatgcAAGAACCAAGTGCTGGCCTACGACGAAAGAGGGGAAGCAAAATTGCACACTTCAATGCGGCGGCCGCCCACCAACAGGGGTTTTCGATGATCGGGCGTCAAGGAGGGCCCAGCGCTCGCGGTAGCGGCCAGTGTGGGGTGGGCGCGATGGCCGCCGAGAAGACAGGTTGGTTGATTCCGGTAGCGCCGTCGTGGTTGGCTCAGCGGGCGCTtccggctgctgctgctgacggCTGCCGAGACCAACTacgcagccgtcggcgaaCGAGTGTGCGAATGAGGGCGTCAAGGACCGGACGAACGAGCGggcggatggatgatggCCTGTCGGCCGTGACGTGACCAGCACTCGGTGGGATTCATTCATCAACCATCGCGTTGCACTGGGCAGAATTGCCACCGCACCggcagtacagtactgtacacgtacggcacagtgcacgtacagcacagtgccaGCACAGCAGGTtcgcatgcatgtacttgcaagcaaagCACCGCGTCGCCATGGATGCACTTGGCAGGCATTAGTGCTGGAAGCCCTGTAATCTGCACCCGTAGGAAGCCCCGATGCCctgccgaggtggccgc of the Drechmeria coniospora strain ARSEF 6962 chromosome 01, whole genome shotgun sequence genome contains:
- a CDS encoding polarity protein BemA, with protein sequence MDLVQALRRSMKGERHKTQNSISSKSAIAIVPPKKVIRANDDYQPDDALVQSFAKAGYQVLGFSKGDFFHVIGREDDSSWYEACNPSLPDARGLVPVSYFQVLGRTERDSSQSDGGGRPPAKMPDHDSGYGEASLQPGNRASSKPSKSGGIVSAKVKYYFEAAPGRPDELTADEGEDLIIIAQSNKEWVVAKPIRRLGGPGLIPIGFIEIYDDDSHRTSPPTPAADPIEALRKANVPTVEEWKKMAAQYKNSSITLGKFDGSKTPSSQQQPASIEQGMQRLSVQQQAARQSGSNGAQNGARYQSGYQHPAQQDQRGSYAQGAAQLYAPKWARIPRYCFAEGKYWFVIEAELEDGRIWELSRYYQDFYDFQIALLAEFPAEAGNTGTQKRSLPYMPGPVSYVTDAITEGRLYNLDAYVKNLLGQPTHISRCDLVKLFFAPREGDYEVDGSASRQEDYRLSQGSRSSAGSPANAALTQSRSNADGYGYGGLSATPRQGSTAQPSQSQDAAAVMKIKVRFKDDVIAMRVATDIAYDELASKIRERVKASPSDDMQLFYQDDQTGTRQSMMNNTDLDYALQRNEKLTLLVEVV